Proteins from a genomic interval of Sinobacterium caligoides:
- a CDS encoding VPLPA-CTERM sorting domain-containing protein: protein MKKLLLAAAIAAISSQASALTAGLTGEIISVDASRGDQSGFENGSFTGSMTIEDDMSGDVLALTDFSFTVDNDFTSTNTTNFFGLHVTDVTYAGGSTYSFADQTGVGLSVLGQDADGNAVLTYEWGSSVDDSNDGATYDGSVTCNDFDDSQNPCDLLGDPSMDGAKLTIVASIDLNNPDFMSTLDILSITLEGYEEGTGLANGLSTTTYSFMEVETVETPIPGAAWLFGSALVGLGGIARRRKAA from the coding sequence ATGAAAAAGTTATTACTAGCAGCAGCCATCGCCGCCATTTCTAGCCAAGCTAGCGCCTTAACAGCTGGCCTTACAGGTGAGATCATCAGTGTTGATGCATCACGAGGCGATCAGAGCGGTTTTGAGAACGGTTCTTTCACGGGTAGCATGACTATCGAAGACGATATGAGTGGCGACGTACTTGCCTTGACCGACTTCAGTTTCACCGTTGACAACGACTTCACCAGCACCAATACCACTAACTTCTTCGGTCTGCACGTCACTGACGTAACCTATGCCGGCGGTAGCACCTACAGCTTCGCAGATCAGACCGGCGTTGGCCTCTCTGTTCTTGGCCAAGATGCAGACGGTAATGCCGTACTGACTTACGAGTGGGGCAGCTCAGTAGATGACTCTAACGATGGCGCCACTTATGACGGCAGCGTTACCTGTAACGACTTTGACGACAGCCAGAACCCTTGTGATCTTCTCGGCGACCCTTCGATGGACGGCGCTAAGCTGACTATCGTTGCCTCTATCGACTTGAACAACCCTGACTTCATGTCTACTCTGGATATCCTGTCGATCACGCTAGAGGGTTACGAAGAAGGCACTGGTCTAGCTAACGGCCTCAGCACCACAACATACAGCTTTATGGAAGTAGAGACTGTTGAGACGCCAATTCCAGGCGCCGCTTGGTTGTTCGGTTCTGCTCTCGTTGGTCTAGGTGGCATCGCTCGCCGTCGCAAAGCCGCTTAA
- a CDS encoding MGMT family protein translates to MNTQYRQQILSTVAAIPRGFVSSYGDIARLAGLPNQARLVGYVLKTLPEESRIPWHRVINAQGKISFPCDSLSYHRQRLALEEEGLIVKNNKVQWLKKRWAAQ, encoded by the coding sequence ATGAATACGCAGTACCGCCAACAGATCCTCAGCACTGTCGCCGCCATTCCTCGCGGCTTCGTTAGCAGCTATGGTGATATCGCTAGGCTCGCAGGGTTGCCGAACCAAGCACGGCTCGTCGGCTATGTACTCAAGACCTTACCCGAAGAGAGCCGTATTCCCTGGCACAGAGTCATCAACGCACAAGGGAAAATCAGCTTCCCCTGCGACAGCCTGAGTTATCACCGTCAGCGCCTAGCCTTAGAAGAGGAAGGATTGATCGTCAAAAATAACAAGGTCCAATGGTTAAAAAAACGCTGGGCAGCGCAATAA
- a CDS encoding TonB-dependent receptor — protein MTRSICQRKLPPHLRPSTLAISIALASTLTTPVAFAEKGEGFALEEVVVTARKTEESMQEVPVTVSAFSGEALKSLGIDSVKDLEGVVPGLNMGGGGNGTKGESNPYIRGMGQRETKVTVDSAVGTYIDGIYSSRAPGALLDAADIASMQVLRGPQGTLFGKNTTGGAIVITTKKPHEEFGGHVETTLGNFGRQNVSGTLNVPLVDDKLLSRFTLAQTKNDGYMENLEDGTLLNDDDRQMAMGQLRWEVSDTLRADLLLAATKTRQKSRGQRCSFYGEELAEKGYGISAVELIYNANSSTSSQEHCEEGGGDLDTDQFRSELNNESGIFRQSIYEVDTKMVGLTFDWDLSEYSDYNLGFKSITGFRQVEQKADEDLDGSAAALIGRVQPIANQTNQYTQEFQFSGSAMDDRLRGTLGLFASLEETDDDWLQSYVSYIDNTNTIDPTKFETVLAQSDLTERETKNTAWAVFSQVSFDMTELSEITFGLRYTEEERETTYHEGNVYLPSIGNGSYCPSGGCSNYISIQNTIHPFSAAGNTPMTQWQYGYDANRNGNLEDREIGLFGESSQSRTDSAWSPSLSVKMRASDSILETLYLDEGMMFATVSKGFRSGGVVVGNTTNDSTGMKDMGQFEPENVMNYELGVKADAFDGMVRANMAMYYTDYSDIQVTTVIPDNLGIPLPAVENAGQAIIQGVEGEFTIIPHELMRLTASFAYTDADYKEYLVDFKDPVLGTVQIDRADEPMPRVAEWTGFLAADFFIYTESFGTIIPSLITRYTSEIYHGFDRESFIVQEHITSDAATFFDARLTWQLPDERTTMTLWGQNLTNVDDYLVGGVPLVGVSRTSGSVYGEPRTFGIDLSYNFE, from the coding sequence ATGACGCGGTCTATCTGCCAGCGGAAGTTGCCACCACACCTACGCCCAAGCACCCTCGCGATTTCAATTGCTCTAGCCTCTACACTGACGACCCCGGTTGCGTTCGCGGAGAAAGGAGAGGGCTTCGCATTAGAAGAAGTTGTTGTTACAGCGCGTAAGACCGAAGAGTCTATGCAAGAAGTACCGGTCACCGTATCAGCCTTCAGCGGCGAAGCACTGAAGTCTTTAGGTATTGATAGCGTCAAAGATCTCGAGGGTGTCGTGCCGGGCCTAAACATGGGTGGCGGCGGTAACGGCACCAAGGGTGAGAGCAACCCGTATATCCGCGGCATGGGTCAGCGTGAGACCAAAGTCACCGTCGACTCAGCTGTAGGCACATACATTGACGGCATTTACTCTTCCAGAGCGCCAGGCGCCCTTCTCGATGCCGCCGATATCGCCTCAATGCAGGTGCTACGTGGACCACAAGGCACCCTATTTGGCAAGAACACCACCGGTGGCGCTATCGTGATCACCACCAAGAAGCCACATGAAGAGTTCGGTGGCCACGTTGAAACGACCTTAGGTAATTTCGGTCGACAGAATGTCTCTGGTACCCTCAACGTACCACTGGTCGACGATAAGCTTCTCTCCCGTTTTACATTGGCCCAAACCAAAAATGACGGCTATATGGAGAACCTAGAAGATGGCACTCTACTAAACGATGATGATCGTCAGATGGCGATGGGTCAACTGCGCTGGGAGGTGTCTGACACCCTGCGTGCCGACCTACTACTCGCAGCAACAAAGACACGACAAAAATCACGCGGCCAGCGCTGTAGCTTCTATGGCGAGGAGTTAGCAGAGAAAGGCTACGGCATATCGGCAGTAGAACTTATCTACAACGCTAATAGCAGCACCAGCTCACAGGAGCACTGTGAGGAGGGTGGCGGCGACCTTGATACGGACCAGTTCCGCAGTGAGCTGAACAATGAGAGCGGTATATTCCGCCAGAGTATCTATGAAGTCGATACCAAAATGGTCGGCCTCACCTTCGATTGGGATCTCTCAGAATACTCGGACTACAATCTCGGTTTTAAATCGATCACCGGTTTCCGCCAGGTGGAGCAAAAAGCCGATGAGGATCTCGATGGTAGCGCAGCGGCACTGATTGGTCGCGTTCAGCCCATCGCCAACCAAACCAATCAATACACGCAGGAGTTTCAATTCAGCGGTAGCGCTATGGACGACCGCCTCAGGGGCACGCTCGGCCTATTCGCCTCGCTTGAGGAAACCGATGATGACTGGTTGCAAAGTTACGTTTCATATATCGATAACACCAACACTATTGATCCCACAAAGTTTGAAACCGTGCTCGCCCAGTCCGACCTCACCGAGCGAGAGACTAAAAACACCGCTTGGGCAGTTTTCTCTCAAGTCAGCTTTGACATGACCGAGCTCTCCGAAATCACCTTCGGACTTCGCTATACCGAAGAAGAGCGTGAGACCACCTATCACGAGGGTAATGTTTATCTTCCGAGCATTGGCAATGGTAGCTACTGTCCTAGCGGTGGCTGCAGCAACTATATCTCAATCCAAAATACTATCCACCCGTTTAGCGCTGCCGGCAATACGCCGATGACACAATGGCAGTACGGCTATGATGCCAACCGCAACGGCAACCTTGAAGATCGTGAGATCGGTCTTTTCGGCGAGAGTTCACAGAGCCGTACAGACAGCGCCTGGTCACCCAGCCTCAGCGTAAAAATGCGTGCCTCTGACAGCATTCTAGAAACACTTTACCTCGACGAGGGCATGATGTTCGCCACCGTTAGCAAGGGCTTCCGCTCAGGTGGTGTTGTGGTCGGTAACACCACGAATGACAGCACGGGCATGAAAGACATGGGGCAGTTTGAACCTGAAAACGTCATGAACTACGAGCTCGGTGTTAAGGCCGACGCCTTCGACGGTATGGTCCGCGCAAACATGGCGATGTACTATACCGATTACAGTGATATTCAAGTTACCACGGTGATACCCGATAACCTTGGCATCCCCCTACCTGCGGTAGAAAATGCCGGGCAGGCTATTATCCAAGGCGTAGAGGGCGAATTCACCATCATTCCCCACGAGTTAATGCGCTTAACCGCCAGTTTCGCCTACACCGACGCCGACTACAAAGAGTATCTCGTCGACTTTAAAGACCCCGTGCTAGGCACGGTTCAAATAGACCGCGCCGATGAACCGATGCCTCGGGTCGCGGAGTGGACCGGCTTCCTAGCCGCCGATTTCTTCATCTACACCGAGAGCTTCGGCACCATCATCCCCTCTTTGATCACTCGCTATACCTCGGAGATCTATCATGGCTTCGACCGTGAGAGCTTCATTGTGCAAGAGCATATCACCTCTGACGCTGCAACCTTTTTCGATGCTAGGCTCACTTGGCAGCTCCCCGACGAACGCACTACGATGACACTGTGGGGGCAAAATCTAACCAACGTCGATGATTACCTAGTCGGTGGCGTACCTCTGGTTGGTGTCTCTCGTACTAGCGGCTCCGTGTATGGCGAGCCACGCACCTTCGGCATCGACTTATCGTATAACTTTGAGTAA